AACAAAATTAGTCAACTAAAAAATTGTTAAACCAAAAATTATAAAGAAGcagacaaacaaacaaacaaacaaaaagtaATCGTCAATCATTGCATGTACTCGACCCGAACCCCATCAATGCTTGTACTGATGCAGGTCCCTCCTCGCGGTACTAGTGTTACAAAAATGGTCTGGTCTCCATCTGCCTCAAGATCTTCCAATAGCTCAGTTATACCCACCTTAAAAATTGTTTTCCTTTGCACTATCAAATCTTCTTTCTCCCTCACTATTCTTACTCCTCTCCTCATGTTCACAAACGTTCCCGCGAACTCTCTTGATTCAGGACCGATTGCCGTCTCATCGACTGCATTTACATAgacatcaaacttgacatacataTCTTTACTGATATTAATTCCATAAACCACTaaaatctcttcttcttgttctttctctATCTTACTTCTACGTGTTTTTGGCCTATGTAACTTCACTCGTATTGTCGTATCAAGACTCCTACCATTCAACCCAATATCAGGTAAAACAATAGCTTGATTAGAATCACCAAATAATGGGTTCTCATTGTCTCTCATTTTCAGTACATGACGAGCGATCTTCGGTGGGACAGAAGGTTTAGGTCTAGCAGTAAGCCATACATCCTCAACGTTCTCATAAGTATATCTGAGCTTAGAAGTATCAAGAACATCTTTGACTTTGATTCTAACAAGCTGCGACTTTTCATTGTGGAAGAAGAAAGTAGATTCTAACCAATCTGGGTCTTCTACTGATGGCCTGTTACTGCGAAGTTCATTCCATACGTTCCAAAGACGATCGACGTTTGAGTGATGCGCATAAAAAATTGGATCTCTTGCAGCTGTAAAGAATGCACCCAAATCTTCTCTTTCAGTATTTGAGTTGCTGCCAACCCAAGCATGCAACGGATTATGTGGTGCCAGCTCAATAGTTCCTGGTCCATCACAAAATCCATTCTCCCCAGCTTTGTAAGGACACCCCATGAAAAGCTCGGCCTTCTTAGCACCTGAAACCATTTGATTATACATCAAAGCAACATTAGCGGAAATTTGCTCGCCGGTTCCTAGTCCACTTTCAACATAATCATAGTTAATATCGGCTACTTGAGGCGGCAGATGAGAGCTTTCCCGTTGTGTATCATCCATCGACCCATTCAAGTACATATCAGGAATGAACATGCCATCAGGAGAATCCCAATTCCAGAATGGTAGAGCAAAGTTCTCATCACCTATGAAACTTCCAATAATTCGTTCATGAAAGTAAAGCACCATTCTGTGCCATGGGAAAAACAACCACGTTCTGTGGATTTTGAGTAGAGAATTGGAGTGCTGCTGATTGTAAGAGCCGGTGCAGTATAAACAATGCATGTTTGCTTGACGGATATAGTTACGTGGATCTTCGTATGGTAATGATTTCATAATGTCTATAGCTTTGTTGTATTTTGCAATGTAATCTGCATCAACTAAGTGAGCTGGCTTTCTAACCCTAATCGGTTTTGAAGAGTCAGGAAACTGGAAATCAACAATGGGTTCTAATGTTTCACTTTCTGGTGGACAGCAGTATACTGGTTGATCAGCATCTGACAGTGATTGATGACAAGTTGTGAGGTTTGGACTTAATACTATACGCTTTGGTTTCGAAACCTCTTCATCTGCGAGTTCCATTTTAAGCCATGCTCCATCAAAAGCTCCAAGGATATTAGTCCTTAGATCCCTGAGACAACAATAGTTACACGTAAAAGATTTAGTTTCTAATTAAACTCCATAAACAAACTTGGATAAAACTCTAGTGAGTGGGTAATGAAAAAACAATACTTACGTCGTAAAAGGAATGGCTTCAACTAACTGCTGACATTTATGAACATCTGAaaaagaagataatccaactaagaCTACAGCCAAAATCATCAAACTCTTTGATTCTTCCATGGCTATATTAATTCAATCTTTTACCTTATGCCTATATATATTACTTAGGCAGTAGGGATCAGCACATATATAGAGACAGACTACTGCATGCACGTGTGACCTTACCAACTTTGAGCTTCCCCATACTACTCCATGAGTGACCTTACCAACTTTGAGCTTCCCCAGCTTTCCCAATTCCTGGCTTAGATTTCTCTCGAAATATTTCTTTCTAGTACTGGAAATATTTCTATCGATTTAAACAACAAACAAGTGAGACACTTATATGCATCGAGCACTAACAGTCAAAATCCCCGATACCCCAGAAATGGTTGATTCCTCGGCTCCTACTTTTGCGAGGTTCGTACTTTGTAGCACCATTGATCAACAAACCACGGTACAAGACAACAAAACATTTGCGTTTGCCGTCTTTGTCATGTGATAATGATAATATTTAAGTATTTAGACACTAAAACCTAGTCTAAACAATCTCAGATAGAGATTCTGCTGAATAAATCATCACGTGATACCGAAACATATGATTATGCttcaaaacaaacaaacatatGATTAGGTAAGGGTTGGAAGTATATATTTAAAAGGGAATATTTATAAAGTATACccgttttttttgtctttttttttcttggtccCGATATTTACAAAATTTTAAAGTGCCCCCAAAGTGATAAAAACAGAAAGGCCTCACACTAGTTAGTCAAACCTGTTTTACCAGgtcaaaaaaatattataaagttACCAAACGATCCTTATCTTAAACCTAAAGAGATAGAGAGAGAAAAATATCTCATTTACTTTTCGTTCTTTTTTCGTTCAGACAAGAGAAAAGGGGCTCAATAAAAATCAGTTGTTCccttttagttttttattttgtttattaaAGACTCACCAAAACTCATCTTCTCGATGGAAGCAAAGCAGAAAGTCATGTCCAGGTAACattttaaaaaccctaaatttgtttttttttttgtttagatcTGTAATTGCATGCTCTGTTAAAGTGTTTTCAATGCTTTTTCTTTTATAAAGTGCTTTGATATGATATGAATTTCACTATtttcatgattatttctgtttttTCTCTGTTG
This DNA window, taken from Papaver somniferum cultivar HN1 chromosome 3, ASM357369v1, whole genome shotgun sequence, encodes the following:
- the LOC113358933 gene encoding polyphenol oxidase I, chloroplastic-like, whose amino-acid sequence is MEESKSLMILAVVLVGLSSFSDVHKCQQLVEAIPFTTDLRTNILGAFDGAWLKMELADEEVSKPKRIVLSPNLTTCHQSLSDADQPVYCCPPESETLEPIVDFQFPDSSKPIRVRKPAHLVDADYIAKYNKAIDIMKSLPYEDPRNYIRQANMHCLYCTGSYNQQHSNSLLKIHRTWLFFPWHRMVLYFHERIIGSFIGDENFALPFWNWDSPDGMFIPDMYLNGSMDDTQRESSHLPPQVADINYDYVESGLGTGEQISANVALMYNQMVSGAKKAELFMGCPYKAGENGFCDGPGTIELAPHNPLHAWVGSNSNTEREDLGAFFTAARDPIFYAHHSNVDRLWNVWNELRSNRPSVEDPDWLESTFFFHNEKSQLVRIKVKDVLDTSKLRYTYENVEDVWLTARPKPSVPPKIARHVLKMRDNENPLFGDSNQAIVLPDIGLNGRSLDTTIRVKLHRPKTRRSKIEKEQEEEILVVYGINISKDMYVKFDVYVNAVDETAIGPESREFAGTFVNMRRGVRIVREKEDLIVQRKTIFKVGITELLEDLEADGDQTIFVTLVPRGGTCISTSIDGVRVEYMQ